One Ciconia boyciana chromosome 20, ASM3463844v1, whole genome shotgun sequence DNA window includes the following coding sequences:
- the RPUSD4 gene encoding pseudouridylate synthase RPUSD4, mitochondrial isoform X3 → MLSKQLQQVHPNVLAKVLKQGTVYQNEEIVVINKPYGLPVHGGPGIKNCIADVLPILAKMLENMKAEPLHLCHRLDKETTGVMVLARSKEVAERIRLLFKTRQVEKIYWAISLGDPDPTEGIVEIPIVEKEVRSHQSHYKMTLAPNYRLSPEDGKVVKIRKNRNAESAVTRYRLLARSSACSLLELQPITGVKHQIRVHLAYGLGCPILGDHKYSHWSKLAPQGCFLSSPQKLPEITLKKLKLVQSKARHLPLHLHAHRLSLPLGERLDLVCKPPLFFQKTLKKLELDITND, encoded by the exons AtgctgagcaagcagctgcagcaggttcACCCCAACGTCCTGGCCAAAGTGCTCAAGCAGGGAACCGTGTACCAGAACGAGGAGATTGTGGTGATCAACAAACCCTACGGCCTTCCCGTGCACG GTGGCCCCGGGATCAAGAATTGTATTGCTGACGTGCTGCCGATTTTGGCCAAGATGTTGGAGAACATGAAAGCCGAACCCCTCCACCTCTGCCACCGGCTGGATAAGGAGACCACGGGCGTGATGGTGCTGGCGCGGAGCAAGGAGGTGGCGGAGAGGATCCGTCTTCTCTTCAAAACTCGTCAGGTGGAGAAGATCTACTG GGCAATTAGCCTGGGGGACCCAGACCCCACCGAGGGCATCGTAGAGATCCCCATCGTGGAGAAGGAGGTGCGGAGCCACCAGTCGCACTACAAG ATGACGCTGGCCCCCAACTATCGCCTGTCTCCGGAGGACGGGAAGGTGGTGAAAATCCGCAAGAACCGCAACGCCGAAAGCGCCGTGACGCGGTACCGCCTTCTGGCTCGTTCTTCCGCCTGCTCTCTGCTGGAGCTCCAGCCCATCACGG gGGTGAAGCACCAGATCCGGGTTCACCTGGCCTATGGGTTGGGGTGCCCCATCCTGGGGGATCACAAATACTCGCACTGGAGCAAGCTGGCACCCCAG GGATGTTTTCTGTCCTCGCCGCAGAAGCTTCCTGAAATCACCTTGAAGAAGCTGAAGCTGGTGCAGAGCAAGGCTCgccacctccccctccacctccACGCCCAccggctctccctgcccctgggCGAGCGGCTAGACCTCGTCTGCAAGCCGCCCCTCTTCTTCCAAAAGACTCTGAAGAAGCTGGAGCTGGACATCACTAACGACTAA
- the PANX3 gene encoding pannexin-3: MSLSHTAAEYMLSDALLPDPGGSRAKGLRLELPSDRLLKFVTVGLPLFLVSLAFAREFSAGSQISCFSPTNFTGKQSAYVDTACWDSLLHHGFDAEGQAITKSLWALKVFPYSLLVVAVLMYMPYLLWRYAATPALHSDLLFIIDELDKSYNRSVRLVQHMRKVQQASAEPERFWEEYERARRERYFEFPLLERYLTCKQHAHSLVFIYVLRNLLLLLFLAATCLYLVFLHLNIFFQDEFSCSIKTGLLQAEPHIPPLIPCKLVFFSIFQLISLSIGGVYVLLIPVVVYNALQLCQWDKGLLSVYEMLPAFDLLSRKMLTCPVNDLNVILLFLRANISELTSFGRLNAVSALREATANKQDIDTVVDFMTLLAGLETTKPKHHHACAPEADGSVPLSNGGALETKPGVEAMGKASRDSLGSA, translated from the exons ATGTCCCTCTCGCACACGGCTGCTGAGTACATGCTCTCCGACGCTCTCCTCCCGGATCCCGGCGGTTCCCGAGCCAAGGGCCTGCGGCTGGAGCTGCCGAGCGATCGCCTGCTGAAGTTCGTCACCGTGGGGCTGCCCCTCTTCCTCGTCTCGCTGGCTTTCGCCCGGGAGTTCTCTGCCG GCTCGCAGATCAGCTGCTTCTCTCCCACCAACTTCACGGGGAAGCAGTCCGCCTACGTCGACACGGCTTGCTGGGACTCCCTCCTCCACCACGGCTTCGACGCCGAGGGACAGGCCATCACCAAGTCCCTCTGGGCTCTCAAG GTCTTCCCCTACTCGCTGCTGGTGGTGGCGGTGCTCATGTACATGCCTTACCTGCTGTGGCGTTACGCGGCCACCCCCGCCCTCCATTCCGACCTCCTCTTCATCATCGACGAGCTGGACAAATCCTACAACCGCTCCGTGCGCCTGGTGCAGCACATGAGGAAGGTCCAGCAGGCCAGCGCCGAGCCGGAGCGATTCTGGGAGGAATACGAGAG GGCCCGCCGGGAGAGGTATTTCGAGTTCCCGTTGCTGGAGCGCTACCTCACCTGCAAGCAGCACGCCCACTCCCTGGTGTTCATCTACGTCCTGAGgaacctgctgctgctcttgttctTGGCTGCCACCTGCCTCTACCTGGTCTTCCTCCACCTCAACATCTTCTTCCAGGATGAGTTCAGCTGCTCCATCAAAACGGGGCTGCTCCAGGCGGAGCCCCATATTCCCCCCCTCATCCCCTGCAAGCTCGtcttcttctccatcttccaGCTCATCAGCCTCTCGATCGGCGGCGTCTACGTCCTCCTCATACCCGTCGTCGTCTACAAcgccctgcagctctgccagtggGACAAGGGGCTGCTCTCCGTCTACGAGATGCTGCCCGCCTTCGATCTCCTCAGCCGCAAGATGCTCACCTGCCCCGTCAACGACCTCAACgtcatcctcctcttcctccggGCCAACATCTCCGAGCTGACCTCCTTTGGCCGCCTCAACGCTGTCAGTGCCTTGAGGGAAGCCACCGCCAACAAGCAGGACATCGATACCGTCGTTGACTTCATGACGCTGCTGGCCGGGCTGGAGACCACCAAGCCCAAACACCACCACGCCTGCGCCCCCGAGGCCGACGGCAGCGTGCCCCTCTCCAACGGCGGGGCTCTAG AAACGAAGCCTGGAGTGGAAGCAATGGGAAAAGCCTCCCGGGATTCGCTGGGCTCTGCCTGA
- the RPUSD4 gene encoding pseudouridylate synthase RPUSD4, mitochondrial isoform X1, protein MAAASGGLRRWWRPAAGLGRAVRTACGSGRAAAEARRAEKLAERLRARKSEEEKREIPKDPVRRRVRELAMLSKQLQQVHPNVLAKVLKQGTVYQNEEIVVINKPYGLPVHGGPGIKNCIADVLPILAKMLENMKAEPLHLCHRLDKETTGVMVLARSKEVAERIRLLFKTRQVEKIYWAISLGDPDPTEGIVEIPIVEKEVRSHQSHYKMTLAPNYRLSPEDGKVVKIRKNRNAESAVTRYRLLARSSACSLLELQPITGVKHQIRVHLAYGLGCPILGDHKYSHWSKLAPQGCFLSSPQKLPEITLKKLKLVQSKARHLPLHLHAHRLSLPLGERLDLVCKPPLFFQKTLKKLELDITND, encoded by the exons atggcggcggcgagcggcggGCTGCGGCGGTGGTGGCGGCCCGCCGCGGGCCTGGGCCGGGCGGTGCGCACCGCCTgcggcagcgggcgggcggcggcggaggctCGGCGGGCTGAGAAGCTGGCGGAGCGGCTGCGGGCGCGGAAGAGCGAGGAGGAGAAGCGGGAG ATCCCCAAAGACCCCGTGCGGCGACGGGTCCGGGAACTTGCCAtgctgagcaagcagctgcagcaggttcACCCCAACGTCCTGGCCAAAGTGCTCAAGCAGGGAACCGTGTACCAGAACGAGGAGATTGTGGTGATCAACAAACCCTACGGCCTTCCCGTGCACG GTGGCCCCGGGATCAAGAATTGTATTGCTGACGTGCTGCCGATTTTGGCCAAGATGTTGGAGAACATGAAAGCCGAACCCCTCCACCTCTGCCACCGGCTGGATAAGGAGACCACGGGCGTGATGGTGCTGGCGCGGAGCAAGGAGGTGGCGGAGAGGATCCGTCTTCTCTTCAAAACTCGTCAGGTGGAGAAGATCTACTG GGCAATTAGCCTGGGGGACCCAGACCCCACCGAGGGCATCGTAGAGATCCCCATCGTGGAGAAGGAGGTGCGGAGCCACCAGTCGCACTACAAG ATGACGCTGGCCCCCAACTATCGCCTGTCTCCGGAGGACGGGAAGGTGGTGAAAATCCGCAAGAACCGCAACGCCGAAAGCGCCGTGACGCGGTACCGCCTTCTGGCTCGTTCTTCCGCCTGCTCTCTGCTGGAGCTCCAGCCCATCACGG gGGTGAAGCACCAGATCCGGGTTCACCTGGCCTATGGGTTGGGGTGCCCCATCCTGGGGGATCACAAATACTCGCACTGGAGCAAGCTGGCACCCCAG GGATGTTTTCTGTCCTCGCCGCAGAAGCTTCCTGAAATCACCTTGAAGAAGCTGAAGCTGGTGCAGAGCAAGGCTCgccacctccccctccacctccACGCCCAccggctctccctgcccctgggCGAGCGGCTAGACCTCGTCTGCAAGCCGCCCCTCTTCTTCCAAAAGACTCTGAAGAAGCTGGAGCTGGACATCACTAACGACTAA
- the RPUSD4 gene encoding pseudouridylate synthase RPUSD4, mitochondrial isoform X2: MAAASGGLRRWWRPAAGLGRAVRTACGSGRAAAEARRAEKLAERLRARKSEEEKREIPKDPVRRRVRELAMLSKQLQQVHPNVLAKVLKQGTVYQNEEIVVINKPYGLPVHGGPGIKNCIADVLPILAKMLENMKAEPLHLCHRLDKETTGVMVLARSKEVAERIRLLFKTRQVEKIYWAISLGDPDPTEGIVEIPIVEKEVRSHQSHYKMTLAPNYRLSPEDGKVVKIRKNRNAESAVTRYRLLARSSACSLLELQPITGVKHQIRVHLAYGLGCPILGDHKYSHWSKLAPQKLPEITLKKLKLVQSKARHLPLHLHAHRLSLPLGERLDLVCKPPLFFQKTLKKLELDITND; this comes from the exons atggcggcggcgagcggcggGCTGCGGCGGTGGTGGCGGCCCGCCGCGGGCCTGGGCCGGGCGGTGCGCACCGCCTgcggcagcgggcgggcggcggcggaggctCGGCGGGCTGAGAAGCTGGCGGAGCGGCTGCGGGCGCGGAAGAGCGAGGAGGAGAAGCGGGAG ATCCCCAAAGACCCCGTGCGGCGACGGGTCCGGGAACTTGCCAtgctgagcaagcagctgcagcaggttcACCCCAACGTCCTGGCCAAAGTGCTCAAGCAGGGAACCGTGTACCAGAACGAGGAGATTGTGGTGATCAACAAACCCTACGGCCTTCCCGTGCACG GTGGCCCCGGGATCAAGAATTGTATTGCTGACGTGCTGCCGATTTTGGCCAAGATGTTGGAGAACATGAAAGCCGAACCCCTCCACCTCTGCCACCGGCTGGATAAGGAGACCACGGGCGTGATGGTGCTGGCGCGGAGCAAGGAGGTGGCGGAGAGGATCCGTCTTCTCTTCAAAACTCGTCAGGTGGAGAAGATCTACTG GGCAATTAGCCTGGGGGACCCAGACCCCACCGAGGGCATCGTAGAGATCCCCATCGTGGAGAAGGAGGTGCGGAGCCACCAGTCGCACTACAAG ATGACGCTGGCCCCCAACTATCGCCTGTCTCCGGAGGACGGGAAGGTGGTGAAAATCCGCAAGAACCGCAACGCCGAAAGCGCCGTGACGCGGTACCGCCTTCTGGCTCGTTCTTCCGCCTGCTCTCTGCTGGAGCTCCAGCCCATCACGG gGGTGAAGCACCAGATCCGGGTTCACCTGGCCTATGGGTTGGGGTGCCCCATCCTGGGGGATCACAAATACTCGCACTGGAGCAAGCTGGCACCCCAG AAGCTTCCTGAAATCACCTTGAAGAAGCTGAAGCTGGTGCAGAGCAAGGCTCgccacctccccctccacctccACGCCCAccggctctccctgcccctgggCGAGCGGCTAGACCTCGTCTGCAAGCCGCCCCTCTTCTTCCAAAAGACTCTGAAGAAGCTGGAGCTGGACATCACTAACGACTAA